From a region of the Nyctibius grandis isolate bNycGra1 chromosome 10, bNycGra1.pri, whole genome shotgun sequence genome:
- the FBXO38 gene encoding F-box only protein 38 isoform X4: protein MPVPEAEGSSHSLSASSEGCGSMCRPLVGIHAHWYLERRRVRGHEAFSIPGVLEALQACPNLLGVETSHLELVEAIWTYMPQVHILGKFRNRNGAFPIPPENKLKIPIGAKIQTLHLVGVNVPEIPCIPMLRHLYLKWVRLTKPQPFKDFLCISLRTFVMRNCAGPTNSLKYVPLVTGLASARNLEHLELVRVPFLGGLIQHVVEDSWRSGGFRNLHTIVLGACKNALEVDLGYLIITAARRLHEVRIQPSLTKDGVFSALKMAELEFPQFETLHLGYVDEFLLQCKMTNGDLVKYGLADVVENPGIITDIGMKAVNEVFSCIKYLVIYNCPHLHNPNNWITDHSRWTRLVDLTLVRCHAIKLDSFSQFIELLPSLEFISLDQMFREPPKGCARVGLSAGTGIGVSSALVSNQNSNNDNDNNNNHQNNNNPNIHHNNQQHPNDQNEENELRQDGQADEQQIAAEALNEMEEVAQEEGMAAGQGQNEVPAHSQAVVPMEVDEEQAGPSGIQPVVKAAPITVHDSDSEDEEENMGTSRACISNSIAQNYSDGEEKSRDPVESRETSVSGKGKTPLRKRCSASQVGQTKHFYTEESSCEKGCQVTSEQIKADMKAASDMPERNKSKDSYPGCSNATGSTGTSSSCSAVSPSPDCAQTANGHSAGTSPAIGDESRQCICSPCKSEGSSERETEERSGCSRCSCYKPQDTQQRTSGCCDGECPSTSGACRNGPNSTGSDFALRTLPNCGPPGKTNDERTSGSACGRASEEESMGSQRRSCEMECKEEYPRRPLTRARSKLSHVPLVSESGNASVILKCKQRKDFSIFVLPEVAKAKPRQTTKRKRTADKSTSTSDPVIEDDHVQVLTLKSKNLVGITLTNCGITDLVLKDCPKMMFIHATRCRVLKHLKVENAPVVNRFDYAQCKKLNMDQVLDQILRMPPERNRIIYLRPMQQVDTLTLEQKIFSGPYPYHICIIHEFSNPPNVRNKVRIRSWMDTIANINQELIKYEFFPEATRTDEDLKKYTKYPWGRDIYTLEGIVDGAPYSMITDFPWLRSLRTAEPNSYARYDFEDDERTTIYAPRRKGQLSADICMETIGEEISELRQMKKGVFQRVVAIFIHYCDVNGEPVEDDYI from the exons ATGCCTGTCCCGGAAGCTGAAGGAAGCAGTCACTCTTTATCTGCGAGTAGTGAAGGTTGTGGATCTATGTGCAGGCCGTTGGTGGGAATACATGCCCACTG GTATCTTGAAAGACGTAGAGTCCGTGGCCATGAAGCTTTCAGCATTCCTGGAGTTTTAGAGGCTTTGCAGGCCTGTCCAAATCTGCTG GGTGTTGAGACCTCTCATTTAGAACTGGTGGAAGCTATTTGGACATACATGCCACAAGTTCATATTTTAGGGAAGTTTCGAAATCGTAATGGTGCTTTTCCAATTCCTCCTGAGAACAAGCTGAAAATTCCTATAGGAGCTAAAATTCAGACTCTGCACTTAGTAG GGGTGAACGTCCCTGAGATTCCTTGTATCCCAATGCTGAGGCACCTTTATTTGAAGTGGGTGAGACTCACCAAACCACAGCCTTTTAAAGATTTCCTTTGTATCAGCTTACGCACTTTTGTCATGAGGAACTGTGCCG GACCCACAAATTCTTTGAAGTATGTTCCCCTAGTGACAGGCCTGGCTTCTGCTCGAAATTTGGAGCATTTAGAACTGGTTCGTGTTCCATTTCTTGGAGGTCTTATCCAGCACGTGGTAGAAGATAGCTGGAGATCGG GTGGTTTTAGGAATTTGCACACTATAGTTCTGGGAGCTTGCAAGAATGCACTTGAAGTGGATCTTGGCTACCTCATCATAACTGCTGCACGAAG GTTGCATGAAGTGCGGATCCAGCCTTCCTTGACCAAAGAtggtgttttttctgctttgaagatGGCTGAACTGGAATTTCCACAGTTTGAAACTCTTCATCTAGGATACGTTGATGAGTTTTTACTACAGT GTAAAATGACAAATGGAGACTTGGTGAAGTATGGCTTGGCTGATGTGGTTGAAAATCCGGGAATTATTACAGATATTGGTATGAAAGCTGTAAATGAAGTTTTCTCTTGCATCAAGTATCTCGTCATTTACAACTGCCCACATCTACATAACCCAAATAATTGGATCACAG ATCATTCAAGGTGGACCCGACTGGTTGACCTCACCCTGGTGCGATGCCATGCAATAAAGCTAGATTCTTTTAGTCAGTTCATTGAGTTATTGCCAAGCTTAGAATTTATTTCTCTGGACCAGATGTTCCGTGAACCTCCGAAG gGTTGTGCTCGTGTGGGCCTAAGTGCAGGCACAGGAATTGGTGTCTCATCTGCCCTAGTCAGCAATCAGAACTCTAACAATGACAATGACAACAACAATAACCACCAGAATAACAATAATCCAAACATCCACCACAACAATCAACAACACCCAAATGACCAGAATGAGGAGAATGAGCTGCGGCAAGATGGTCAAGCTGACGAGCAGCAGATTGCAGCTGAGG CACTGAATGAGATGGAGGAGGTGGCACAGGAAGAAGGGATGGCTGCTGGGCAGGGCCAGAATGAGGTCCCGGCTCACAGCCAAGCTGTTGTTCCTATGGAGGTTGACGAAGAGCAAGCAG GACCAAGTGGCATTCAGCCTGTTGTAAAAGCGGCACCTATTACTGTCCATGATTCAGACagtgaggatgaggaagagaacATGGGGACTTCAAGAGCCTGCATCTCTAACAGCATTGCACAGAATTACTcagatggagaagagaaaagcagagatccagtggaaagcagagaaactTCAG TAAGCGGTAAAGGCAAGACACCGCTGCGGAAGAGATGTAGCGCCAGCCAGGTGGGCCAGACAAAGCACTTCTATACCGAGGAAAGCAGCTGTGAGAAAGGTTGTCAAGTAACAAGTGAGCAGATTAAAGCAGACATGAAAGCAGCAAGTGACATGCCTGAaaggaacaaaagcaaagattCTTACCCAGGTTGCAGTAATGCTACAGGATCAACGGGAACATCCAGCTCCTGCAGTGCTGTTTCTCCTAGCCCTGACTGTGCACAGACAGCTAATGGCCACTCTGCTGGCACCAGTCCAGCAATTGGAGATGAATCCAGGCAGTGTATCTGCTCGCCTTGTAAAAGTGAAGGTTCCAGCGAGAGAGAGACTGAGGAGAGGTCTGGTTGTTCCAGGTGTTCCTGCTACAAGCCACAGGACACACAACAGAGGACTAGTGGGTGTTGCGATGGGGAATGCCCATCCACAAGTGGAGCCTGCAGGAATGGACCAAACAGCACTGGGTCAGACTTTGCACTTAGGACTCTGCCAAACTGCGGACCTCCAGGAAAGACAAATGATGAGAGGACTAGTGGGAGTGCCTGTGGGCGTGCCAGTGAGGAGGAGAGCATGGGCTCACAGCGAAGGAGCTGTGAGATGGAGTGTAAAGAAGAGTATCCTCGCCGGCCACTAACAAGAGCTAGAAGCAAGCTGTCCCATGTCCCTCTGGTGTCAGAGTCAG GGAATGCCTCTGTTATCCTGAAATGCAAACAGAGGaaagatttttctatttttgtgctTCCAGAGGTGGCTAAGGCAAAGCCACGGCAAACCACAAAGCGGAAAAGGACAGCTGACAAGTCCACAAGTACAAGTGACCCGGTTATTGAAGATGATCATGTTCAA GTACTGACTTTGAAATCCAAAAACCTTGTTGGAATCACCTTGACCAATTGTGGAATAACAGATTTGGTACTGAAAGACTGCCCCAAAATGATGTTCATACATG CAACAAGGTGCCGTGTATTGAAACACTTAAAAGTAGAAAATGCACCAGTTGTCAATCGGTTTGACTATGCCCAGTGCAAGAAGTTAAACATGGATCAGGTTCTGGATCAGATTCTCAGGATGCCACCGGAAAGAAACCGGATCATTTATCTTCGTCCAATGCAGCAG GTTGACACATTGACTCTGGAGCAAAAGATATTTAGTGGCCCTTATCCGTACCACATTTGCATAATTCATGAATTCAGTAACCCACCTAATGTCCGCAATAAGGTGCGCATTCGGAGCTGGATGGACACAATAGCAAATATCAACCA AGAGCTTATTAAATATGAGTTCTTTCCTGAAGCTACACGAACTGATGAAGACCTGAAGAAATACACTAAGTACCCTTGGGGACGAGATATTTACACTCTAGAAG GCATTGTGGATGGCGCCCCTTACTCCATGATTACTGACTTCCCGTGGTTGAGATCACTGAGAACAGCAGAGCCAAACAGCTATGCTAGATATGACTTTGAGGATGATGAGAGAA CTACTATTTATGCACCCCGAAGGAAAGGACAACTGTCTGCAGACATCTGTATGGAAACAATCGGAGAAGAGATCTCTGAACTGCGCCAGATGAAAAAAGGTGTATTCCAGCGTGTGGTGGCTATCTTCATCCATTACTGTGATGTCAACGGTGAACCGGTAGAGGATGATTACATTTGA
- the FBXO38 gene encoding F-box only protein 38 isoform X1, whose amino-acid sequence MGPRRKSVKPCSVNREGSESTKADEPKDYMNQLSHEVLCHIFRYLPLQDIMCMECLSRKLKEAVTLYLRVVKVVDLCAGRWWEYMPTGFTDSSFLTLLRKMPDIEQLYGLHPRYLERRRVRGHEAFSIPGVLEALQACPNLLGVETSHLELVEAIWTYMPQVHILGKFRNRNGAFPIPPENKLKIPIGAKIQTLHLVGVNVPEIPCIPMLRHLYLKWVRLTKPQPFKDFLCISLRTFVMRNCAGPTNSLKYVPLVTGLASARNLEHLELVRVPFLGGLIQHVVEDSWRSGGFRNLHTIVLGACKNALEVDLGYLIITAARRLHEVRIQPSLTKDGVFSALKMAELEFPQFETLHLGYVDEFLLQCKMTNGDLVKYGLADVVENPGIITDIGMKAVNEVFSCIKYLVIYNCPHLHNPNNWITDHSRWTRLVDLTLVRCHAIKLDSFSQFIELLPSLEFISLDQMFREPPKGCARVGLSAGTGIGVSSALVSNQNSNNDNDNNNNHQNNNNPNIHHNNQQHPNDQNEENELRQDGQADEQQIAAEALNEMEEVAQEEGMAAGQGQNEVPAHSQAVVPMEVDEEQAGPSGIQPVVKAAPITVHDSDSEDEEENMGTSRACISNSIAQNYSDGEEKSRDPVESRETSVSGKGKTPLRKRCSASQVGQTKHFYTEESSCEKGCQVTSEQIKADMKAASDMPERNKSKDSYPGCSNATGSTGTSSSCSAVSPSPDCAQTANGHSAGTSPAIGDESRQCICSPCKSEGSSERETEERSGCSRCSCYKPQDTQQRTSGCCDGECPSTSGACRNGPNSTGSDFALRTLPNCGPPGKTNDERTSGSACGRASEEESMGSQRRSCEMECKEEYPRRPLTRARSKLSHVPLVSESGNASVILKCKQRKDFSIFVLPEVAKAKPRQTTKRKRTADKSTSTSDPVIEDDHVQVLTLKSKNLVGITLTNCGITDLVLKDCPKMMFIHATRCRVLKHLKVENAPVVNRFDYAQCKKLNMDQVLDQILRMPPERNRIIYLRPMQQVDTLTLEQKIFSGPYPYHICIIHEFSNPPNVRNKVRIRSWMDTIANINQELIKYEFFPEATRTDEDLKKYTKYPWGRDIYTLEGIVDGAPYSMITDFPWLRSLRTAEPNSYARYDFEDDERTTIYAPRRKGQLSADICMETIGEEISELRQMKKGVFQRVVAIFIHYCDVNGEPVEDDYI is encoded by the exons ATGGGTCCCCGGCGGAAAAGCGTGAAACCGTGCTCAGTGAACAGGGAAGGCTCTGAGTCTACCAAAGCTGATGAGCCAAAAGATTACATGAACCAACTCTCTCATGAAGTGCTTTGCCACATCTTTAG GTACCTTCCCTTGCAGGATATCATGTGCATGGAATGCCTGTCCCGGAAGCTGAAGGAAGCAGTCACTCTTTATCTGCGAGTAGTGAAGGTTGTGGATCTATGTGCAGGCCGTTGGTGGGAATACATGCCCACTG GTTTCACTGATTCCAGTTTCCTAACGCTGCTGAGGAAGATGCCAGACATTGAACAACTTTATGGTCTTCATCCCAGGTATCTTGAAAGACGTAGAGTCCGTGGCCATGAAGCTTTCAGCATTCCTGGAGTTTTAGAGGCTTTGCAGGCCTGTCCAAATCTGCTG GGTGTTGAGACCTCTCATTTAGAACTGGTGGAAGCTATTTGGACATACATGCCACAAGTTCATATTTTAGGGAAGTTTCGAAATCGTAATGGTGCTTTTCCAATTCCTCCTGAGAACAAGCTGAAAATTCCTATAGGAGCTAAAATTCAGACTCTGCACTTAGTAG GGGTGAACGTCCCTGAGATTCCTTGTATCCCAATGCTGAGGCACCTTTATTTGAAGTGGGTGAGACTCACCAAACCACAGCCTTTTAAAGATTTCCTTTGTATCAGCTTACGCACTTTTGTCATGAGGAACTGTGCCG GACCCACAAATTCTTTGAAGTATGTTCCCCTAGTGACAGGCCTGGCTTCTGCTCGAAATTTGGAGCATTTAGAACTGGTTCGTGTTCCATTTCTTGGAGGTCTTATCCAGCACGTGGTAGAAGATAGCTGGAGATCGG GTGGTTTTAGGAATTTGCACACTATAGTTCTGGGAGCTTGCAAGAATGCACTTGAAGTGGATCTTGGCTACCTCATCATAACTGCTGCACGAAG GTTGCATGAAGTGCGGATCCAGCCTTCCTTGACCAAAGAtggtgttttttctgctttgaagatGGCTGAACTGGAATTTCCACAGTTTGAAACTCTTCATCTAGGATACGTTGATGAGTTTTTACTACAGT GTAAAATGACAAATGGAGACTTGGTGAAGTATGGCTTGGCTGATGTGGTTGAAAATCCGGGAATTATTACAGATATTGGTATGAAAGCTGTAAATGAAGTTTTCTCTTGCATCAAGTATCTCGTCATTTACAACTGCCCACATCTACATAACCCAAATAATTGGATCACAG ATCATTCAAGGTGGACCCGACTGGTTGACCTCACCCTGGTGCGATGCCATGCAATAAAGCTAGATTCTTTTAGTCAGTTCATTGAGTTATTGCCAAGCTTAGAATTTATTTCTCTGGACCAGATGTTCCGTGAACCTCCGAAG gGTTGTGCTCGTGTGGGCCTAAGTGCAGGCACAGGAATTGGTGTCTCATCTGCCCTAGTCAGCAATCAGAACTCTAACAATGACAATGACAACAACAATAACCACCAGAATAACAATAATCCAAACATCCACCACAACAATCAACAACACCCAAATGACCAGAATGAGGAGAATGAGCTGCGGCAAGATGGTCAAGCTGACGAGCAGCAGATTGCAGCTGAGG CACTGAATGAGATGGAGGAGGTGGCACAGGAAGAAGGGATGGCTGCTGGGCAGGGCCAGAATGAGGTCCCGGCTCACAGCCAAGCTGTTGTTCCTATGGAGGTTGACGAAGAGCAAGCAG GACCAAGTGGCATTCAGCCTGTTGTAAAAGCGGCACCTATTACTGTCCATGATTCAGACagtgaggatgaggaagagaacATGGGGACTTCAAGAGCCTGCATCTCTAACAGCATTGCACAGAATTACTcagatggagaagagaaaagcagagatccagtggaaagcagagaaactTCAG TAAGCGGTAAAGGCAAGACACCGCTGCGGAAGAGATGTAGCGCCAGCCAGGTGGGCCAGACAAAGCACTTCTATACCGAGGAAAGCAGCTGTGAGAAAGGTTGTCAAGTAACAAGTGAGCAGATTAAAGCAGACATGAAAGCAGCAAGTGACATGCCTGAaaggaacaaaagcaaagattCTTACCCAGGTTGCAGTAATGCTACAGGATCAACGGGAACATCCAGCTCCTGCAGTGCTGTTTCTCCTAGCCCTGACTGTGCACAGACAGCTAATGGCCACTCTGCTGGCACCAGTCCAGCAATTGGAGATGAATCCAGGCAGTGTATCTGCTCGCCTTGTAAAAGTGAAGGTTCCAGCGAGAGAGAGACTGAGGAGAGGTCTGGTTGTTCCAGGTGTTCCTGCTACAAGCCACAGGACACACAACAGAGGACTAGTGGGTGTTGCGATGGGGAATGCCCATCCACAAGTGGAGCCTGCAGGAATGGACCAAACAGCACTGGGTCAGACTTTGCACTTAGGACTCTGCCAAACTGCGGACCTCCAGGAAAGACAAATGATGAGAGGACTAGTGGGAGTGCCTGTGGGCGTGCCAGTGAGGAGGAGAGCATGGGCTCACAGCGAAGGAGCTGTGAGATGGAGTGTAAAGAAGAGTATCCTCGCCGGCCACTAACAAGAGCTAGAAGCAAGCTGTCCCATGTCCCTCTGGTGTCAGAGTCAG GGAATGCCTCTGTTATCCTGAAATGCAAACAGAGGaaagatttttctatttttgtgctTCCAGAGGTGGCTAAGGCAAAGCCACGGCAAACCACAAAGCGGAAAAGGACAGCTGACAAGTCCACAAGTACAAGTGACCCGGTTATTGAAGATGATCATGTTCAA GTACTGACTTTGAAATCCAAAAACCTTGTTGGAATCACCTTGACCAATTGTGGAATAACAGATTTGGTACTGAAAGACTGCCCCAAAATGATGTTCATACATG CAACAAGGTGCCGTGTATTGAAACACTTAAAAGTAGAAAATGCACCAGTTGTCAATCGGTTTGACTATGCCCAGTGCAAGAAGTTAAACATGGATCAGGTTCTGGATCAGATTCTCAGGATGCCACCGGAAAGAAACCGGATCATTTATCTTCGTCCAATGCAGCAG GTTGACACATTGACTCTGGAGCAAAAGATATTTAGTGGCCCTTATCCGTACCACATTTGCATAATTCATGAATTCAGTAACCCACCTAATGTCCGCAATAAGGTGCGCATTCGGAGCTGGATGGACACAATAGCAAATATCAACCA AGAGCTTATTAAATATGAGTTCTTTCCTGAAGCTACACGAACTGATGAAGACCTGAAGAAATACACTAAGTACCCTTGGGGACGAGATATTTACACTCTAGAAG GCATTGTGGATGGCGCCCCTTACTCCATGATTACTGACTTCCCGTGGTTGAGATCACTGAGAACAGCAGAGCCAAACAGCTATGCTAGATATGACTTTGAGGATGATGAGAGAA CTACTATTTATGCACCCCGAAGGAAAGGACAACTGTCTGCAGACATCTGTATGGAAACAATCGGAGAAGAGATCTCTGAACTGCGCCAGATGAAAAAAGGTGTATTCCAGCGTGTGGTGGCTATCTTCATCCATTACTGTGATGTCAACGGTGAACCGGTAGAGGATGATTACATTTGA
- the FBXO38 gene encoding F-box only protein 38 isoform X2: MGPRRKSVKPCSVNREGSESTKADEPKDYMNQLSHEVLCHIFRYLPLQDIMCMECLSRKLKEAVTLYLRVVKVVDLCAGRWWEYMPTGFTDSSFLTLLRKMPDIEQLYGLHPRYLERRRVRGHEAFSIPGVLEALQACPNLLGVETSHLELVEAIWTYMPQVHILGKFRNRNGAFPIPPENKLKIPIGAKIQTLHLVGVNVPEIPCIPMLRHLYLKWVRLTKPQPFKDFLCISLRTFVMRNCAGPTNSLKYVPLVTGLASARNLEHLELVRVPFLGGLIQHVVEDSWRSGGFRNLHTIVLGACKNALEVDLGYLIITAARRLHEVRIQPSLTKDGVFSALKMAELEFPQFETLHLGYVDEFLLQCKMTNGDLVKYGLADVVENPGIITDIGMKAVNEVFSCIKYLVIYNCPHLHNPNNWITDHSRWTRLVDLTLVRCHAIKLDSFSQFIELLPSLEFISLDQMFREPPKGCARVGLSAGTGIGVSSALVSNQNSNNDNDNNNNHQNNNNPNIHHNNQQHPNDQNEENELRQDGQADEQQIAAEALNEMEEVAQEEGMAAGQGQNEVPAHSQAVVPMEVDEEQAGPSGIQPVVKAAPITVHDSDSEDEEENMGTSRACISNSIAQNYSDGEEKSRDPVESRETSVSGKGKTPLRKRCSASQVGQTKHFYTEESSCEKGCQVTSEQIKADMKAASDMPERNKSKDSYPGCSNATGSTGTSSSCSAVSPSPDCAQTANGHSAGTSPAIGDESRQCICSPCKSEGSSERETEERSGCSRCSCYKPQDTQQRTSGCCDGECPSTSGACRNGPNSTGSDFALRTLPNCGPPGKTNDERTSGSACGRASEEESMGSQRRSCEMECKEEYPRRPLTRARSKLSHVPLVSESEVAKAKPRQTTKRKRTADKSTSTSDPVIEDDHVQVLTLKSKNLVGITLTNCGITDLVLKDCPKMMFIHATRCRVLKHLKVENAPVVNRFDYAQCKKLNMDQVLDQILRMPPERNRIIYLRPMQQVDTLTLEQKIFSGPYPYHICIIHEFSNPPNVRNKVRIRSWMDTIANINQELIKYEFFPEATRTDEDLKKYTKYPWGRDIYTLEGIVDGAPYSMITDFPWLRSLRTAEPNSYARYDFEDDERTTIYAPRRKGQLSADICMETIGEEISELRQMKKGVFQRVVAIFIHYCDVNGEPVEDDYI; this comes from the exons ATGGGTCCCCGGCGGAAAAGCGTGAAACCGTGCTCAGTGAACAGGGAAGGCTCTGAGTCTACCAAAGCTGATGAGCCAAAAGATTACATGAACCAACTCTCTCATGAAGTGCTTTGCCACATCTTTAG GTACCTTCCCTTGCAGGATATCATGTGCATGGAATGCCTGTCCCGGAAGCTGAAGGAAGCAGTCACTCTTTATCTGCGAGTAGTGAAGGTTGTGGATCTATGTGCAGGCCGTTGGTGGGAATACATGCCCACTG GTTTCACTGATTCCAGTTTCCTAACGCTGCTGAGGAAGATGCCAGACATTGAACAACTTTATGGTCTTCATCCCAGGTATCTTGAAAGACGTAGAGTCCGTGGCCATGAAGCTTTCAGCATTCCTGGAGTTTTAGAGGCTTTGCAGGCCTGTCCAAATCTGCTG GGTGTTGAGACCTCTCATTTAGAACTGGTGGAAGCTATTTGGACATACATGCCACAAGTTCATATTTTAGGGAAGTTTCGAAATCGTAATGGTGCTTTTCCAATTCCTCCTGAGAACAAGCTGAAAATTCCTATAGGAGCTAAAATTCAGACTCTGCACTTAGTAG GGGTGAACGTCCCTGAGATTCCTTGTATCCCAATGCTGAGGCACCTTTATTTGAAGTGGGTGAGACTCACCAAACCACAGCCTTTTAAAGATTTCCTTTGTATCAGCTTACGCACTTTTGTCATGAGGAACTGTGCCG GACCCACAAATTCTTTGAAGTATGTTCCCCTAGTGACAGGCCTGGCTTCTGCTCGAAATTTGGAGCATTTAGAACTGGTTCGTGTTCCATTTCTTGGAGGTCTTATCCAGCACGTGGTAGAAGATAGCTGGAGATCGG GTGGTTTTAGGAATTTGCACACTATAGTTCTGGGAGCTTGCAAGAATGCACTTGAAGTGGATCTTGGCTACCTCATCATAACTGCTGCACGAAG GTTGCATGAAGTGCGGATCCAGCCTTCCTTGACCAAAGAtggtgttttttctgctttgaagatGGCTGAACTGGAATTTCCACAGTTTGAAACTCTTCATCTAGGATACGTTGATGAGTTTTTACTACAGT GTAAAATGACAAATGGAGACTTGGTGAAGTATGGCTTGGCTGATGTGGTTGAAAATCCGGGAATTATTACAGATATTGGTATGAAAGCTGTAAATGAAGTTTTCTCTTGCATCAAGTATCTCGTCATTTACAACTGCCCACATCTACATAACCCAAATAATTGGATCACAG ATCATTCAAGGTGGACCCGACTGGTTGACCTCACCCTGGTGCGATGCCATGCAATAAAGCTAGATTCTTTTAGTCAGTTCATTGAGTTATTGCCAAGCTTAGAATTTATTTCTCTGGACCAGATGTTCCGTGAACCTCCGAAG gGTTGTGCTCGTGTGGGCCTAAGTGCAGGCACAGGAATTGGTGTCTCATCTGCCCTAGTCAGCAATCAGAACTCTAACAATGACAATGACAACAACAATAACCACCAGAATAACAATAATCCAAACATCCACCACAACAATCAACAACACCCAAATGACCAGAATGAGGAGAATGAGCTGCGGCAAGATGGTCAAGCTGACGAGCAGCAGATTGCAGCTGAGG CACTGAATGAGATGGAGGAGGTGGCACAGGAAGAAGGGATGGCTGCTGGGCAGGGCCAGAATGAGGTCCCGGCTCACAGCCAAGCTGTTGTTCCTATGGAGGTTGACGAAGAGCAAGCAG GACCAAGTGGCATTCAGCCTGTTGTAAAAGCGGCACCTATTACTGTCCATGATTCAGACagtgaggatgaggaagagaacATGGGGACTTCAAGAGCCTGCATCTCTAACAGCATTGCACAGAATTACTcagatggagaagagaaaagcagagatccagtggaaagcagagaaactTCAG TAAGCGGTAAAGGCAAGACACCGCTGCGGAAGAGATGTAGCGCCAGCCAGGTGGGCCAGACAAAGCACTTCTATACCGAGGAAAGCAGCTGTGAGAAAGGTTGTCAAGTAACAAGTGAGCAGATTAAAGCAGACATGAAAGCAGCAAGTGACATGCCTGAaaggaacaaaagcaaagattCTTACCCAGGTTGCAGTAATGCTACAGGATCAACGGGAACATCCAGCTCCTGCAGTGCTGTTTCTCCTAGCCCTGACTGTGCACAGACAGCTAATGGCCACTCTGCTGGCACCAGTCCAGCAATTGGAGATGAATCCAGGCAGTGTATCTGCTCGCCTTGTAAAAGTGAAGGTTCCAGCGAGAGAGAGACTGAGGAGAGGTCTGGTTGTTCCAGGTGTTCCTGCTACAAGCCACAGGACACACAACAGAGGACTAGTGGGTGTTGCGATGGGGAATGCCCATCCACAAGTGGAGCCTGCAGGAATGGACCAAACAGCACTGGGTCAGACTTTGCACTTAGGACTCTGCCAAACTGCGGACCTCCAGGAAAGACAAATGATGAGAGGACTAGTGGGAGTGCCTGTGGGCGTGCCAGTGAGGAGGAGAGCATGGGCTCACAGCGAAGGAGCTGTGAGATGGAGTGTAAAGAAGAGTATCCTCGCCGGCCACTAACAAGAGCTAGAAGCAAGCTGTCCCATGTCCCTCTGGTGTCAGAGTCAG AGGTGGCTAAGGCAAAGCCACGGCAAACCACAAAGCGGAAAAGGACAGCTGACAAGTCCACAAGTACAAGTGACCCGGTTATTGAAGATGATCATGTTCAA GTACTGACTTTGAAATCCAAAAACCTTGTTGGAATCACCTTGACCAATTGTGGAATAACAGATTTGGTACTGAAAGACTGCCCCAAAATGATGTTCATACATG CAACAAGGTGCCGTGTATTGAAACACTTAAAAGTAGAAAATGCACCAGTTGTCAATCGGTTTGACTATGCCCAGTGCAAGAAGTTAAACATGGATCAGGTTCTGGATCAGATTCTCAGGATGCCACCGGAAAGAAACCGGATCATTTATCTTCGTCCAATGCAGCAG GTTGACACATTGACTCTGGAGCAAAAGATATTTAGTGGCCCTTATCCGTACCACATTTGCATAATTCATGAATTCAGTAACCCACCTAATGTCCGCAATAAGGTGCGCATTCGGAGCTGGATGGACACAATAGCAAATATCAACCA AGAGCTTATTAAATATGAGTTCTTTCCTGAAGCTACACGAACTGATGAAGACCTGAAGAAATACACTAAGTACCCTTGGGGACGAGATATTTACACTCTAGAAG GCATTGTGGATGGCGCCCCTTACTCCATGATTACTGACTTCCCGTGGTTGAGATCACTGAGAACAGCAGAGCCAAACAGCTATGCTAGATATGACTTTGAGGATGATGAGAGAA CTACTATTTATGCACCCCGAAGGAAAGGACAACTGTCTGCAGACATCTGTATGGAAACAATCGGAGAAGAGATCTCTGAACTGCGCCAGATGAAAAAAGGTGTATTCCAGCGTGTGGTGGCTATCTTCATCCATTACTGTGATGTCAACGGTGAACCGGTAGAGGATGATTACATTTGA